In Candidatus Dependentiae bacterium, the following proteins share a genomic window:
- a CDS encoding glycosyltransferase: protein MDKISIIIPAYNEEKRIGKTLSAYYQFFNTLKQQEIVDFELLVVLNGCVDNTFEVVQKIQQDLGDEIRLLDLKQAGKGIAIIAGFVDALTRDNSFIGFVDADMATEPQYFYELYEKMSGYDGLIASRYMSESKIDAPRPWVKEWGRKLVYNNLVRMLFGIKHVDYQCGAKLFKRSVIEAVINDMQEGQWAFDVELLYLAKKHGFKIGEIPTVWYDKAGSKLDIMGGGMKMLKALFELKRVHSEKK from the coding sequence ATGGATAAAATAAGTATCATCATACCTGCATATAATGAAGAAAAGCGTATCGGGAAAACATTATCTGCCTATTATCAATTTTTTAATACACTAAAACAGCAAGAAATTGTTGATTTCGAACTGCTGGTTGTTCTCAACGGATGTGTGGACAATACTTTTGAAGTTGTGCAAAAAATACAACAAGATTTAGGTGATGAAATTCGTCTATTGGATTTAAAGCAAGCCGGAAAAGGTATTGCTATCATTGCAGGATTTGTCGATGCATTAACACGTGATAATAGTTTTATCGGTTTTGTTGATGCTGATATGGCAACTGAACCACAATATTTTTATGAACTGTATGAAAAAATGAGTGGTTATGATGGTCTGATTGCAAGTCGCTATATGTCTGAATCAAAAATCGATGCGCCACGTCCATGGGTAAAGGAATGGGGCCGCAAACTTGTCTATAATAATTTAGTTCGCATGCTTTTTGGAATTAAGCACGTTGATTATCAATGTGGTGCAAAGTTGTTCAAGCGTTCGGTTATTGAAGCTGTTATCAATGATATGCAAGAAGGGCAATGGGCATTTGATGTTGAGCTGTTATATCTTGCCAAAAAACATGGTTTCAAGATTGGTGAAATTCCAACCGTTTGGTATGATAAGGCCGGAAGCAAACTTGATATTATGGGTGGTGGCATGAAGATGCTCAAAGCGTTATTTGAATTAAAGCGTGTGCATAGTGAGAAAAAGTAA
- a CDS encoding tetratricopeptide repeat-containing glycosyltransferase family protein, translating into MKYIFLLLCSFSFVCASIDIANLTCQGFAYIKQDDFERALPYYAQAVVHDPKNVHANYNIAYILLQLSLCDQAVHWYKKALECDPKHENALFGCAKALLTLGHYEKGLHFFEWRYGSVERIHKKYKLFELTPRSFEDKEVVLLSEWGMGDNIQCLRYVHDVKKAGAKKIVVQTHSSLQKLFSLCPYIDQVITMQDPIYSGAVCVPMFSLPRIFKTSVETIPNPMPYLFSDPTLDRHWHEQLKNDTNFKVGICWYSNKSNLQQNKYVQRCIPLEVFEPLTRIAGVSVYSLQKGDGQELLNKYDAHCPFKVIEGLDVDHGPFMDTVSVMKEMDLIISADTSIVHVAGAMYLPVWTLLPYSADWRWLQNRSDSPWYPSMRLFRQKEPNNWIQLMDEVVDCLKDMLLSN; encoded by the coding sequence ATGAAATATATATTTTTATTGTTATGCAGTTTTTCTTTTGTGTGTGCATCAATTGATATAGCCAATTTGACCTGTCAAGGTTTTGCGTACATTAAGCAGGATGATTTTGAGCGCGCATTACCATATTATGCGCAAGCAGTTGTGCATGATCCAAAAAATGTGCATGCAAATTATAATATCGCCTATATTTTATTGCAATTGAGTTTGTGTGATCAGGCAGTGCATTGGTATAAAAAAGCATTGGAATGTGATCCAAAACATGAAAATGCTTTGTTTGGTTGCGCAAAAGCATTACTTACATTGGGGCACTATGAAAAAGGGCTTCATTTTTTTGAATGGCGATATGGTTCTGTTGAGCGTATTCACAAAAAATATAAGTTATTTGAGTTGACGCCACGCTCTTTTGAAGATAAAGAGGTGGTGCTTCTGAGTGAATGGGGCATGGGTGATAATATCCAATGTTTACGATATGTACATGACGTTAAAAAAGCCGGTGCAAAAAAAATTGTGGTACAAACGCATAGTTCATTGCAAAAACTGTTTTCATTATGTCCTTATATCGATCAAGTCATTACCATGCAAGATCCTATATATAGTGGAGCTGTTTGTGTCCCGATGTTCAGTTTGCCTCGTATTTTCAAAACATCTGTTGAGACAATTCCAAATCCGATGCCGTATCTTTTTTCCGATCCAACATTAGATCGGCATTGGCATGAACAATTAAAAAACGATACAAATTTTAAAGTCGGTATTTGTTGGTATTCAAACAAGTCGAATCTACAGCAGAATAAGTATGTGCAACGTTGTATTCCGCTCGAAGTGTTTGAACCGTTAACTCGTATTGCAGGCGTGAGTGTGTATAGCTTGCAAAAAGGCGATGGCCAAGAGTTATTAAATAAATATGATGCGCATTGTCCGTTTAAGGTGATTGAAGGTTTAGATGTAGATCATGGTCCATTTATGGATACTGTTTCTGTCATGAAAGAGATGGATTTGATTATTTCAGCTGATACTTCTATTGTGCATGTTGCAGGTGCCATGTATCTGCCGGTTTGGACATTGCTGCCCTATTCGGCCGATTGGCGTTGGTTGCAAAATCGATCAGATTCTCCTTGGTATCCGAGTATGCGATTGTTTAGGCAAAAAGAACCGAACAATTGGATTCAGCTTATGGATGAGGTTGTTGACTGTTTAAAAGATATGCTTTTAAGTAATTAA
- a CDS encoding nucleotidyltransferase domain-containing protein, whose product MKNNQIDHGISTEDKDKIIGLLKLLFPQAKIYLFGSRVRGTHSTFSDIDVAVDTGDKIPLYAINEAKSMLAESNIVYTIDVVDLHRIPQKMKDMILYEGILWIS is encoded by the coding sequence ATGAAAAATAATCAGATTGATCATGGTATTTCAACCGAAGACAAAGATAAAATAATTGGTTTATTAAAACTTTTATTTCCTCAGGCAAAAATATATCTATTTGGTTCACGTGTTCGAGGAACGCATAGTACTTTTTCTGATATTGATGTTGCTGTCGACACCGGAGATAAAATTCCTTTGTATGCAATTAATGAAGCGAAATCTATGTTAGCTGAAAGTAATATTGTTTATACAATTGATGTTGTAGATTTGCATCGAATTCCTCAAAAAATGAAAGATATGATTTTATACGAAGGAATATTATGGATATCTTAA